A region of Salmo salar chromosome ssa17, Ssal_v3.1, whole genome shotgun sequence DNA encodes the following proteins:
- the LOC106576026 gene encoding transportin-3 isoform X3, whose product MEKPTVALVYQAVQALYHDPDPAGKERASVWLGELQRSMYAWEMADQLLQLKQDVESCYFAAQTMKMKIQMSFFELPPETHIALRDSLLSHIQSLKDLSPIIVTQLALAIADLALQMASWKGCVHTLIEKYSNDVSSMTFLIEILTVLPEEVHSRSLRIGANRRTEIIEDLAYYSSTVVTLLMTCVEKSGSNEKMLIKVFRCLGSWFNLGVLDSNFMANNQLLMVLFQVLQRDETSTNLHEAASDCVCSALYAIENVDTHMPLALQLFQGVLTLETAYHMAVAREDLDKVLNYCRIFTELCETFLETTVRSPGQGMGDLRTLELLLICAGHPQYEVVEISFNFWYRLGENLYKTNDPALHGIFRPYIQRLLHGLARHCQLDPDHEGIPEDTDDFGEFRMRVSDLVKDVIFLVGSMECFSQLYSTLKEGNPPWEVTEAVLFIMAAIAKSVDPENNPTLTEVLEQVVLLPETVHIAVRYTSIELVGEMSEVVDRNPRFLDPVLNYLMKGLREKTLASVAAKAIHNICSVCRDHMAQHFQGLLDIARALDSFALTTEAAVGLLKGTALVLARLPLEKIAECLSDLCAVQVMALKKLLSQDPRNGKAADPTVWLDRLAVIFRHTNPIVENGQTHPCQKVIQEIWPVLSETLNTHQADNRIVERCCRCLRFAVRCVGKGSASLLQPLVTQMVSVYQVYPHSCFLYLGSILVDEYGMEEGCRQGLLDMLQALCMPTFQLLEQTNGLRNHPDTVDDLFRLATRFVQRSPITLLSSGIIVHIIQCAIAATTLDHRDANCSVMKFVRDLIHTGVSNDHEDDFDLRKQLIGQAMGQHGQQLVTQLMHTCCFCLPPYTLPDVAEVLWEIMVFDRPTFCRWLESALKGLPKETSGGAVTVTHKQLTDFHKQVTSAEECKQVCWAIREFTRLFR is encoded by the exons ATGGAGAAACCGACAGTCGCACTTGTGTATCAAGCTGTTCAGGCTCTTTATCATGATCCGGACCCCGCCGGTAAAGAGCGAGCCTCAGTGTGGCTGGGGGAGCTACAGAGATCG ATGTACGCGTGGGAGATGGCAGACCAGCTCCTCCAGCTGAAACAGGACGTGGAATCTTGTTACTTTGCCGCCCAGACCATGAAGATGAAGATCCAGATGTCGTTCTTTGAGCTCCCCCCAGAGACCCATATCGCCCTCCGAGACTCCCTGCTCTCACACATACAGAGCCTCAAAGACCTCTCCCCCATCATCGTCACCCAG CTCGCTCTGGCCATTGCAGACCTCGCCCTACAGATGGCCTCCTGGAAGGGCTGTGTCCACACCCTCATTGAAAA gtATAGCAATGACGTCAGCTCCATGACGTTTCTGATAGAGATCCTTACAGTGCTCCCCGAGGAGGTCCACAGCCGCTCCCTACGCATCGGAGCCAATCGCAGGACAGAGATCATCGAGGACCTGGCCTATTACTCCAGTACTGTGGTCACCCTACTG ATGACGTGTGTGGAGAAGTCGGGCAGCAATGAGAAAATGCTGATCAAGGTGTTCCGCTGTCTGGGCAGCTGGTTCAACCTGGGAGTCCTGGACAGCAACTTTATGGCCAACAACCAGCTCCTCATGGTCCTTTTCCAAGTGCTG CAGAGAGACGAGACGTCCACTAACCTGCACGAGGCCGCGTCCGACTGCGTGTGTTCAGCGCTGTACGCCATCGAGAACGTGGACACGCACATGCCCCTGGCCCTGCAGCTCTTCCAGGGCGTCCTCACGCTGGAGACGGCCTACCACATGGCCGTGGCACGGGAGGACCTCGACAA AGTGTTGAATTACTGTAGGATCTTCACTGAGTTGTGTGAGACGTTTCTGGAGACGACAGTCAGGAGTCCAGGCCAGGGCATGGGAGACCTGCGGACACTTGAGCTACTGCTCATCTGCGCAGGACACCCTCAATATGAG GTCGTGGAGATCTCCTTTAACTTCTGGTATCGTCTGGGAGAGAACCTGTATAAGACCAACGACCCTGCCCTCCACGGCATCTTCAGACCCTATATCCAGAGACTGCTGCACGGCCTGGCCCGCCACTGCCAACTAGACCCCGACCAC GAGGGCATCCCAGAAGATACTGATGACTTTGGGGAGTTCAGGATGAGGGTGTCTGATCTTGTGAAGGATGTCATTTTCCTTGTGGGCTCCATGGAATGTTTCTCCCAG tTGTACTCCACTCTAAAAGAAGGGAACCCTCCCTGGGAGGTGACTGAGGCTGTTCTCTTCATCATGGCCGCCATCGCCAAGAGTGTAGACCC TGAGAACAACCCCACCCTGACAGAGGTGTTAGAGCAGGTGGTGCTGCTGCCAGAGACTGTCCATATCGCCGTGCGCTACACCAGCATTGAGCTGGTGGGGGAGATGAGCGAGGTCGTTGACCGCAACCCGCGGTTCCTAG ACCCCGTGCTGAACTACCTGATGAAGGGCCTGAGGGAGAAGACCTTGGCTTCCGTGGCGGCCAAGGCCATCCATAACATCTGCTCTGTGTGTCGGGACCATATGGCCCAGCACTTCCAGGGCCTGCTGGACATCGCCCGTGCCCTCGACTCCTTCGCCCTGACGACCGAAGCCGCCGTAGGCCTCCTCAAAG GTACAGCACTGGTCCTGGCTCGCCTGCCCCTGGAGAAGATCGCCGAGTGTTTGAGTGACCTGTGTGCTGTGCAGGTCATGGCCCTCAAAAAG CTTCTCTCTCAGGACCCCAGGAATGGGAAAGCTGCTGACCCCACTGTCTGGCTGGACAGACTAGCAGTCATCTTCCG aCACACAAACCCCATTGTAGAGAATGGCCAGACACACCCATGTCAGAAAGTTATCCAGGAG ATCTGGCCGGTCCTATCAGAGACTCTGAACACACACCAGGCTGATAACCGCATCGTGGAGCGCTGCTGTCGCTGTCTGCGGTTCGCTGTGCGCTGCGTGGGCAAGGGCTCTGCCTCTCTACTACAGCCACTCGTCACACAG ATGGTcagtgtgtatcaggtgtatcccCACTCCTGCTTCCTGTATCTGGGCAGCATCCTGGTGGATGAGTACGGCATGGAGGAGGGCTGCAGACAAGGTCTACTGGACATGCTACAG GCTCTTTGTATGCCCACCTTCCAGCTATTGGAGCAGACCAACGGTCTCCGTAACCACCCAGACACAGTAGATGACCTTTTCAGACTCGCCACCAG GTTTGTCCAGCGTAGTCCCATCACCCTGCTCAGCAGTGGCATCATCGTCCACATCATCCAGTGTGCCATCGCGGCTACGACACTCGACCACCGGGATGCCAACTGCAGCGTCATGAAGTTTGTCAGAGACCTCATCCACACGGGCGTCAGCAACGAC CACGAGGATGACTTTGATCTGCGGAAGCAGCTAATAGGCCAGGCCATGGGGCAGCATGGGCAGCAGTTGGTCACCCAGCTCATGCACACATGCTGCTTCTGCCTGCCACCTTACACACTCCCCGATGTGGCTGAGGTGCTCTGGGAGATCATGGTGTTCGACAGGCCG ACGTTCTGCCGCTGGCTGGAGAGTGCGCTGAAGGGGCTTCCTAAAGAGACGTCAGGCGGGGCAGTGACCGTCACACACAAACAGCTCACAGACTTCCACAAGCAGGTCACCAG tgcGGAGGAGTGTAAGCAGGTGTGCTGGGCTATCCGGGAGTTCACCAGATTGTTCCGATAG
- the LOC106576026 gene encoding transportin-3 isoform X4, translating into MEKPTVALVYQAVQALYHDPDPAGKERASVWLGELQRSMYAWEMADQLLQLKQDVESCYFAAQTMKMKIQMSFFELPPETHIALRDSLLSHIQSLKDLSPIIVTQLALAIADLALQMASWKGCVHTLIEKYSNDVSSMTFLIEILTVLPEEVHSRSLRIGANRRTEIIEDLAYYSSTVVTLLMTCVEKSGSNEKMLIKVFRCLGSWFNLGVLDSNFMANNQLLMVLFQVLQRDETSTNLHEAASDCVCSALYAIENVDTHMPLALQLFQGVLTLETAYHMAVAREDLDKVLNYCRIFTELCETFLETTVRSPGQGMGDLRTLELLLICAGHPQYEVVEISFNFWYRLGENLYKTNDPALHGIFRPYIQRLLHGLARHCQLDPDHEGIPEDTDDFGEFRMRVSDLVKDVIFLVGSMECFSQLYSTLKEGNPPWEVTEAVLFIMAAIAKSVDPENNPTLTEVLEQVVLLPETVHIAVRYTSIELVGEMSEVVDRNPRFLDPVLNYLMKGLREKTLASVAAKAIHNICSVCRDHMAQHFQGLLDIARALDSFALTTEAAVGLLKGTALVLARLPLEKIAECLSDLCAVQVMALKKDPRNGKAADPTVWLDRLAVIFRHTNPIVENGQTHPCQKVIQEIWPVLSETLNTHQADNRIVERCCRCLRFAVRCVGKGSASLLQPLVTQMVSVYQVYPHSCFLYLGSILVDEYGMEEGCRQGLLDMLQALCMPTFQLLEQTNGLRNHPDTVDDLFRLATRFVQRSPITLLSSGIIVHIIQCAIAATTLDHRDANCSVMKFVRDLIHTGVSNDHEDDFDLRKQLIGQAMGQHGQQLVTQLMHTCCFCLPPYTLPDVAEVLWEIMVFDRPTFCRWLESALKGLPKETSGGAVTVTHKQLTDFHKQVTSAEECKQVCWAIREFTRLFR; encoded by the exons ATGGAGAAACCGACAGTCGCACTTGTGTATCAAGCTGTTCAGGCTCTTTATCATGATCCGGACCCCGCCGGTAAAGAGCGAGCCTCAGTGTGGCTGGGGGAGCTACAGAGATCG ATGTACGCGTGGGAGATGGCAGACCAGCTCCTCCAGCTGAAACAGGACGTGGAATCTTGTTACTTTGCCGCCCAGACCATGAAGATGAAGATCCAGATGTCGTTCTTTGAGCTCCCCCCAGAGACCCATATCGCCCTCCGAGACTCCCTGCTCTCACACATACAGAGCCTCAAAGACCTCTCCCCCATCATCGTCACCCAG CTCGCTCTGGCCATTGCAGACCTCGCCCTACAGATGGCCTCCTGGAAGGGCTGTGTCCACACCCTCATTGAAAA gtATAGCAATGACGTCAGCTCCATGACGTTTCTGATAGAGATCCTTACAGTGCTCCCCGAGGAGGTCCACAGCCGCTCCCTACGCATCGGAGCCAATCGCAGGACAGAGATCATCGAGGACCTGGCCTATTACTCCAGTACTGTGGTCACCCTACTG ATGACGTGTGTGGAGAAGTCGGGCAGCAATGAGAAAATGCTGATCAAGGTGTTCCGCTGTCTGGGCAGCTGGTTCAACCTGGGAGTCCTGGACAGCAACTTTATGGCCAACAACCAGCTCCTCATGGTCCTTTTCCAAGTGCTG CAGAGAGACGAGACGTCCACTAACCTGCACGAGGCCGCGTCCGACTGCGTGTGTTCAGCGCTGTACGCCATCGAGAACGTGGACACGCACATGCCCCTGGCCCTGCAGCTCTTCCAGGGCGTCCTCACGCTGGAGACGGCCTACCACATGGCCGTGGCACGGGAGGACCTCGACAA AGTGTTGAATTACTGTAGGATCTTCACTGAGTTGTGTGAGACGTTTCTGGAGACGACAGTCAGGAGTCCAGGCCAGGGCATGGGAGACCTGCGGACACTTGAGCTACTGCTCATCTGCGCAGGACACCCTCAATATGAG GTCGTGGAGATCTCCTTTAACTTCTGGTATCGTCTGGGAGAGAACCTGTATAAGACCAACGACCCTGCCCTCCACGGCATCTTCAGACCCTATATCCAGAGACTGCTGCACGGCCTGGCCCGCCACTGCCAACTAGACCCCGACCAC GAGGGCATCCCAGAAGATACTGATGACTTTGGGGAGTTCAGGATGAGGGTGTCTGATCTTGTGAAGGATGTCATTTTCCTTGTGGGCTCCATGGAATGTTTCTCCCAG tTGTACTCCACTCTAAAAGAAGGGAACCCTCCCTGGGAGGTGACTGAGGCTGTTCTCTTCATCATGGCCGCCATCGCCAAGAGTGTAGACCC TGAGAACAACCCCACCCTGACAGAGGTGTTAGAGCAGGTGGTGCTGCTGCCAGAGACTGTCCATATCGCCGTGCGCTACACCAGCATTGAGCTGGTGGGGGAGATGAGCGAGGTCGTTGACCGCAACCCGCGGTTCCTAG ACCCCGTGCTGAACTACCTGATGAAGGGCCTGAGGGAGAAGACCTTGGCTTCCGTGGCGGCCAAGGCCATCCATAACATCTGCTCTGTGTGTCGGGACCATATGGCCCAGCACTTCCAGGGCCTGCTGGACATCGCCCGTGCCCTCGACTCCTTCGCCCTGACGACCGAAGCCGCCGTAGGCCTCCTCAAAG GTACAGCACTGGTCCTGGCTCGCCTGCCCCTGGAGAAGATCGCCGAGTGTTTGAGTGACCTGTGTGCTGTGCAGGTCATGGCCCTCAAAAAG GACCCCAGGAATGGGAAAGCTGCTGACCCCACTGTCTGGCTGGACAGACTAGCAGTCATCTTCCG aCACACAAACCCCATTGTAGAGAATGGCCAGACACACCCATGTCAGAAAGTTATCCAGGAG ATCTGGCCGGTCCTATCAGAGACTCTGAACACACACCAGGCTGATAACCGCATCGTGGAGCGCTGCTGTCGCTGTCTGCGGTTCGCTGTGCGCTGCGTGGGCAAGGGCTCTGCCTCTCTACTACAGCCACTCGTCACACAG ATGGTcagtgtgtatcaggtgtatcccCACTCCTGCTTCCTGTATCTGGGCAGCATCCTGGTGGATGAGTACGGCATGGAGGAGGGCTGCAGACAAGGTCTACTGGACATGCTACAG GCTCTTTGTATGCCCACCTTCCAGCTATTGGAGCAGACCAACGGTCTCCGTAACCACCCAGACACAGTAGATGACCTTTTCAGACTCGCCACCAG GTTTGTCCAGCGTAGTCCCATCACCCTGCTCAGCAGTGGCATCATCGTCCACATCATCCAGTGTGCCATCGCGGCTACGACACTCGACCACCGGGATGCCAACTGCAGCGTCATGAAGTTTGTCAGAGACCTCATCCACACGGGCGTCAGCAACGAC CACGAGGATGACTTTGATCTGCGGAAGCAGCTAATAGGCCAGGCCATGGGGCAGCATGGGCAGCAGTTGGTCACCCAGCTCATGCACACATGCTGCTTCTGCCTGCCACCTTACACACTCCCCGATGTGGCTGAGGTGCTCTGGGAGATCATGGTGTTCGACAGGCCG ACGTTCTGCCGCTGGCTGGAGAGTGCGCTGAAGGGGCTTCCTAAAGAGACGTCAGGCGGGGCAGTGACCGTCACACACAAACAGCTCACAGACTTCCACAAGCAGGTCACCAG tgcGGAGGAGTGTAAGCAGGTGTGCTGGGCTATCCGGGAGTTCACCAGATTGTTCCGATAG
- the LOC106576026 gene encoding transportin-3 isoform X1, whose product MEKPTVALVYQAVQALYHDPDPAGKERASVWLGELQRSMYAWEMADQLLQLKQDVESCYFAAQTMKMKIQMSFFELPPETHIALRDSLLSHIQSLKDLSPIIVTQLALAIADLALQMASWKGCVHTLIEKYSNDVSSMTFLIEILTVLPEEVHSRSLRIGANRRTEIIEDLAYYSSTVVTLLMTCVEKSGSNEKMLIKVFRCLGSWFNLGVLDSNFMANNQLLMVLFQVLQRDETSTNLHEAASDCVCSALYAIENVDTHMPLALQLFQGVLTLETAYHMAVAREDLDKVLNYCRIFTELCETFLETTVRSPGQGMGDLRTLELLLICAGHPQYEVVEISFNFWYRLGENLYKTNDPALHGIFRPYIQRLLHGLARHCQLDPDHEGIPEDTDDFGEFRMRVSDLVKDVIFLVGSMECFSQLYSTLKEGNPPWEVTEAVLFIMAAIAKSVDPENNPTLTEVLEQVVLLPETVHIAVRYTSIELVGEMSEVVDRNPRFLAPLYVTDPVLNYLMKGLREKTLASVAAKAIHNICSVCRDHMAQHFQGLLDIARALDSFALTTEAAVGLLKGTALVLARLPLEKIAECLSDLCAVQVMALKKLLSQDPRNGKAADPTVWLDRLAVIFRHTNPIVENGQTHPCQKVIQEIWPVLSETLNTHQADNRIVERCCRCLRFAVRCVGKGSASLLQPLVTQMVSVYQVYPHSCFLYLGSILVDEYGMEEGCRQGLLDMLQALCMPTFQLLEQTNGLRNHPDTVDDLFRLATRFVQRSPITLLSSGIIVHIIQCAIAATTLDHRDANCSVMKFVRDLIHTGVSNDHEDDFDLRKQLIGQAMGQHGQQLVTQLMHTCCFCLPPYTLPDVAEVLWEIMVFDRPTFCRWLESALKGLPKETSGGAVTVTHKQLTDFHKQVTSAEECKQVCWAIREFTRLFR is encoded by the exons ATGGAGAAACCGACAGTCGCACTTGTGTATCAAGCTGTTCAGGCTCTTTATCATGATCCGGACCCCGCCGGTAAAGAGCGAGCCTCAGTGTGGCTGGGGGAGCTACAGAGATCG ATGTACGCGTGGGAGATGGCAGACCAGCTCCTCCAGCTGAAACAGGACGTGGAATCTTGTTACTTTGCCGCCCAGACCATGAAGATGAAGATCCAGATGTCGTTCTTTGAGCTCCCCCCAGAGACCCATATCGCCCTCCGAGACTCCCTGCTCTCACACATACAGAGCCTCAAAGACCTCTCCCCCATCATCGTCACCCAG CTCGCTCTGGCCATTGCAGACCTCGCCCTACAGATGGCCTCCTGGAAGGGCTGTGTCCACACCCTCATTGAAAA gtATAGCAATGACGTCAGCTCCATGACGTTTCTGATAGAGATCCTTACAGTGCTCCCCGAGGAGGTCCACAGCCGCTCCCTACGCATCGGAGCCAATCGCAGGACAGAGATCATCGAGGACCTGGCCTATTACTCCAGTACTGTGGTCACCCTACTG ATGACGTGTGTGGAGAAGTCGGGCAGCAATGAGAAAATGCTGATCAAGGTGTTCCGCTGTCTGGGCAGCTGGTTCAACCTGGGAGTCCTGGACAGCAACTTTATGGCCAACAACCAGCTCCTCATGGTCCTTTTCCAAGTGCTG CAGAGAGACGAGACGTCCACTAACCTGCACGAGGCCGCGTCCGACTGCGTGTGTTCAGCGCTGTACGCCATCGAGAACGTGGACACGCACATGCCCCTGGCCCTGCAGCTCTTCCAGGGCGTCCTCACGCTGGAGACGGCCTACCACATGGCCGTGGCACGGGAGGACCTCGACAA AGTGTTGAATTACTGTAGGATCTTCACTGAGTTGTGTGAGACGTTTCTGGAGACGACAGTCAGGAGTCCAGGCCAGGGCATGGGAGACCTGCGGACACTTGAGCTACTGCTCATCTGCGCAGGACACCCTCAATATGAG GTCGTGGAGATCTCCTTTAACTTCTGGTATCGTCTGGGAGAGAACCTGTATAAGACCAACGACCCTGCCCTCCACGGCATCTTCAGACCCTATATCCAGAGACTGCTGCACGGCCTGGCCCGCCACTGCCAACTAGACCCCGACCAC GAGGGCATCCCAGAAGATACTGATGACTTTGGGGAGTTCAGGATGAGGGTGTCTGATCTTGTGAAGGATGTCATTTTCCTTGTGGGCTCCATGGAATGTTTCTCCCAG tTGTACTCCACTCTAAAAGAAGGGAACCCTCCCTGGGAGGTGACTGAGGCTGTTCTCTTCATCATGGCCGCCATCGCCAAGAGTGTAGACCC TGAGAACAACCCCACCCTGACAGAGGTGTTAGAGCAGGTGGTGCTGCTGCCAGAGACTGTCCATATCGCCGTGCGCTACACCAGCATTGAGCTGGTGGGGGAGATGAGCGAGGTCGTTGACCGCAACCCGCGGTTCCTAG CCCCGCTCTATGTCACAGACCCCGTGCTGAACTACCTGATGAAGGGCCTGAGGGAGAAGACCTTGGCTTCCGTGGCGGCCAAGGCCATCCATAACATCTGCTCTGTGTGTCGGGACCATATGGCCCAGCACTTCCAGGGCCTGCTGGACATCGCCCGTGCCCTCGACTCCTTCGCCCTGACGACCGAAGCCGCCGTAGGCCTCCTCAAAG GTACAGCACTGGTCCTGGCTCGCCTGCCCCTGGAGAAGATCGCCGAGTGTTTGAGTGACCTGTGTGCTGTGCAGGTCATGGCCCTCAAAAAG CTTCTCTCTCAGGACCCCAGGAATGGGAAAGCTGCTGACCCCACTGTCTGGCTGGACAGACTAGCAGTCATCTTCCG aCACACAAACCCCATTGTAGAGAATGGCCAGACACACCCATGTCAGAAAGTTATCCAGGAG ATCTGGCCGGTCCTATCAGAGACTCTGAACACACACCAGGCTGATAACCGCATCGTGGAGCGCTGCTGTCGCTGTCTGCGGTTCGCTGTGCGCTGCGTGGGCAAGGGCTCTGCCTCTCTACTACAGCCACTCGTCACACAG ATGGTcagtgtgtatcaggtgtatcccCACTCCTGCTTCCTGTATCTGGGCAGCATCCTGGTGGATGAGTACGGCATGGAGGAGGGCTGCAGACAAGGTCTACTGGACATGCTACAG GCTCTTTGTATGCCCACCTTCCAGCTATTGGAGCAGACCAACGGTCTCCGTAACCACCCAGACACAGTAGATGACCTTTTCAGACTCGCCACCAG GTTTGTCCAGCGTAGTCCCATCACCCTGCTCAGCAGTGGCATCATCGTCCACATCATCCAGTGTGCCATCGCGGCTACGACACTCGACCACCGGGATGCCAACTGCAGCGTCATGAAGTTTGTCAGAGACCTCATCCACACGGGCGTCAGCAACGAC CACGAGGATGACTTTGATCTGCGGAAGCAGCTAATAGGCCAGGCCATGGGGCAGCATGGGCAGCAGTTGGTCACCCAGCTCATGCACACATGCTGCTTCTGCCTGCCACCTTACACACTCCCCGATGTGGCTGAGGTGCTCTGGGAGATCATGGTGTTCGACAGGCCG ACGTTCTGCCGCTGGCTGGAGAGTGCGCTGAAGGGGCTTCCTAAAGAGACGTCAGGCGGGGCAGTGACCGTCACACACAAACAGCTCACAGACTTCCACAAGCAGGTCACCAG tgcGGAGGAGTGTAAGCAGGTGTGCTGGGCTATCCGGGAGTTCACCAGATTGTTCCGATAG
- the LOC106576026 gene encoding transportin-3 isoform X2 — protein sequence MEKPTVALVYQAVQALYHDPDPAGKERASVWLGELQRSMYAWEMADQLLQLKQDVESCYFAAQTMKMKIQMSFFELPPETHIALRDSLLSHIQSLKDLSPIIVTQLALAIADLALQMASWKGCVHTLIEKYSNDVSSMTFLIEILTVLPEEVHSRSLRIGANRRTEIIEDLAYYSSTVVTLLMTCVEKSGSNEKMLIKVFRCLGSWFNLGVLDSNFMANNQLLMVLFQVLQRDETSTNLHEAASDCVCSALYAIENVDTHMPLALQLFQGVLTLETAYHMAVAREDLDKVLNYCRIFTELCETFLETTVRSPGQGMGDLRTLELLLICAGHPQYEVVEISFNFWYRLGENLYKTNDPALHGIFRPYIQRLLHGLARHCQLDPDHEGIPEDTDDFGEFRMRVSDLVKDVIFLVGSMECFSQLYSTLKEGNPPWEVTEAVLFIMAAIAKSVDPENNPTLTEVLEQVVLLPETVHIAVRYTSIELVGEMSEVVDRNPRFLAPLYVTDPVLNYLMKGLREKTLASVAAKAIHNICSVCRDHMAQHFQGLLDIARALDSFALTTEAAVGLLKGTALVLARLPLEKIAECLSDLCAVQVMALKKDPRNGKAADPTVWLDRLAVIFRHTNPIVENGQTHPCQKVIQEIWPVLSETLNTHQADNRIVERCCRCLRFAVRCVGKGSASLLQPLVTQMVSVYQVYPHSCFLYLGSILVDEYGMEEGCRQGLLDMLQALCMPTFQLLEQTNGLRNHPDTVDDLFRLATRFVQRSPITLLSSGIIVHIIQCAIAATTLDHRDANCSVMKFVRDLIHTGVSNDHEDDFDLRKQLIGQAMGQHGQQLVTQLMHTCCFCLPPYTLPDVAEVLWEIMVFDRPTFCRWLESALKGLPKETSGGAVTVTHKQLTDFHKQVTSAEECKQVCWAIREFTRLFR from the exons ATGGAGAAACCGACAGTCGCACTTGTGTATCAAGCTGTTCAGGCTCTTTATCATGATCCGGACCCCGCCGGTAAAGAGCGAGCCTCAGTGTGGCTGGGGGAGCTACAGAGATCG ATGTACGCGTGGGAGATGGCAGACCAGCTCCTCCAGCTGAAACAGGACGTGGAATCTTGTTACTTTGCCGCCCAGACCATGAAGATGAAGATCCAGATGTCGTTCTTTGAGCTCCCCCCAGAGACCCATATCGCCCTCCGAGACTCCCTGCTCTCACACATACAGAGCCTCAAAGACCTCTCCCCCATCATCGTCACCCAG CTCGCTCTGGCCATTGCAGACCTCGCCCTACAGATGGCCTCCTGGAAGGGCTGTGTCCACACCCTCATTGAAAA gtATAGCAATGACGTCAGCTCCATGACGTTTCTGATAGAGATCCTTACAGTGCTCCCCGAGGAGGTCCACAGCCGCTCCCTACGCATCGGAGCCAATCGCAGGACAGAGATCATCGAGGACCTGGCCTATTACTCCAGTACTGTGGTCACCCTACTG ATGACGTGTGTGGAGAAGTCGGGCAGCAATGAGAAAATGCTGATCAAGGTGTTCCGCTGTCTGGGCAGCTGGTTCAACCTGGGAGTCCTGGACAGCAACTTTATGGCCAACAACCAGCTCCTCATGGTCCTTTTCCAAGTGCTG CAGAGAGACGAGACGTCCACTAACCTGCACGAGGCCGCGTCCGACTGCGTGTGTTCAGCGCTGTACGCCATCGAGAACGTGGACACGCACATGCCCCTGGCCCTGCAGCTCTTCCAGGGCGTCCTCACGCTGGAGACGGCCTACCACATGGCCGTGGCACGGGAGGACCTCGACAA AGTGTTGAATTACTGTAGGATCTTCACTGAGTTGTGTGAGACGTTTCTGGAGACGACAGTCAGGAGTCCAGGCCAGGGCATGGGAGACCTGCGGACACTTGAGCTACTGCTCATCTGCGCAGGACACCCTCAATATGAG GTCGTGGAGATCTCCTTTAACTTCTGGTATCGTCTGGGAGAGAACCTGTATAAGACCAACGACCCTGCCCTCCACGGCATCTTCAGACCCTATATCCAGAGACTGCTGCACGGCCTGGCCCGCCACTGCCAACTAGACCCCGACCAC GAGGGCATCCCAGAAGATACTGATGACTTTGGGGAGTTCAGGATGAGGGTGTCTGATCTTGTGAAGGATGTCATTTTCCTTGTGGGCTCCATGGAATGTTTCTCCCAG tTGTACTCCACTCTAAAAGAAGGGAACCCTCCCTGGGAGGTGACTGAGGCTGTTCTCTTCATCATGGCCGCCATCGCCAAGAGTGTAGACCC TGAGAACAACCCCACCCTGACAGAGGTGTTAGAGCAGGTGGTGCTGCTGCCAGAGACTGTCCATATCGCCGTGCGCTACACCAGCATTGAGCTGGTGGGGGAGATGAGCGAGGTCGTTGACCGCAACCCGCGGTTCCTAG CCCCGCTCTATGTCACAGACCCCGTGCTGAACTACCTGATGAAGGGCCTGAGGGAGAAGACCTTGGCTTCCGTGGCGGCCAAGGCCATCCATAACATCTGCTCTGTGTGTCGGGACCATATGGCCCAGCACTTCCAGGGCCTGCTGGACATCGCCCGTGCCCTCGACTCCTTCGCCCTGACGACCGAAGCCGCCGTAGGCCTCCTCAAAG GTACAGCACTGGTCCTGGCTCGCCTGCCCCTGGAGAAGATCGCCGAGTGTTTGAGTGACCTGTGTGCTGTGCAGGTCATGGCCCTCAAAAAG GACCCCAGGAATGGGAAAGCTGCTGACCCCACTGTCTGGCTGGACAGACTAGCAGTCATCTTCCG aCACACAAACCCCATTGTAGAGAATGGCCAGACACACCCATGTCAGAAAGTTATCCAGGAG ATCTGGCCGGTCCTATCAGAGACTCTGAACACACACCAGGCTGATAACCGCATCGTGGAGCGCTGCTGTCGCTGTCTGCGGTTCGCTGTGCGCTGCGTGGGCAAGGGCTCTGCCTCTCTACTACAGCCACTCGTCACACAG ATGGTcagtgtgtatcaggtgtatcccCACTCCTGCTTCCTGTATCTGGGCAGCATCCTGGTGGATGAGTACGGCATGGAGGAGGGCTGCAGACAAGGTCTACTGGACATGCTACAG GCTCTTTGTATGCCCACCTTCCAGCTATTGGAGCAGACCAACGGTCTCCGTAACCACCCAGACACAGTAGATGACCTTTTCAGACTCGCCACCAG GTTTGTCCAGCGTAGTCCCATCACCCTGCTCAGCAGTGGCATCATCGTCCACATCATCCAGTGTGCCATCGCGGCTACGACACTCGACCACCGGGATGCCAACTGCAGCGTCATGAAGTTTGTCAGAGACCTCATCCACACGGGCGTCAGCAACGAC CACGAGGATGACTTTGATCTGCGGAAGCAGCTAATAGGCCAGGCCATGGGGCAGCATGGGCAGCAGTTGGTCACCCAGCTCATGCACACATGCTGCTTCTGCCTGCCACCTTACACACTCCCCGATGTGGCTGAGGTGCTCTGGGAGATCATGGTGTTCGACAGGCCG ACGTTCTGCCGCTGGCTGGAGAGTGCGCTGAAGGGGCTTCCTAAAGAGACGTCAGGCGGGGCAGTGACCGTCACACACAAACAGCTCACAGACTTCCACAAGCAGGTCACCAG tgcGGAGGAGTGTAAGCAGGTGTGCTGGGCTATCCGGGAGTTCACCAGATTGTTCCGATAG